Within the Staphylococcus argenteus genome, the region AAATTATTTAACACACATGGTGCAAAATATCGTGAACTAGACTTAAAAAATAAATTACAAACGTTATCTGACGATGAAAAATTAGAATTGTTATCATCAGACGGTATGTTAGTAAAACGTCCATTAGCTATTTTAGGTGATAAAATTACGTTAGGATTTAAAGAAGATCAATATAAAGAGACTTGGTTAGCGTAATAATAATGTAATCGTTTACTAAATGTCTCGATATTTAGAAACATTACATGTAAAATGAAAGAAGCTATGCAATTGTTAATTTTTATAAATATAGTTGAATAGCATCTAGCCTTATGGCATCATTAATGTTGTAAAGAACAATTAGGAGGGGATTCTCTTGGCAGTACCAAATGAATTGAAATATTCAAAAGAGCATGAATGGGTTAAAGTTGAAGGAAACGTTGCAACAATCGGAATCACAGAATATGCGCAAGGCGAGTTAGGTGATATTGTATTTGTTGAATTACCTGAAACTGATGATGAAATTAATGAAGGGGATACGTTTGGTAGCGTAGAATCAGTTAAAACTGTATCAGAATTATATGCGCCAATCTCTGGTAAAGTAGTTGAAGTTAACGAAGAACTAGAAGATAGTCCCGAATTTGTGAATGAATCTCCATACGAAAAAGCATGGATGGTAAAAGTAGAAATTAGTGATGAAAGTCAGCTTGAAGCATTATTAACAGCTGAAAAATATGCAGAAATGATTGGTGAATAATCACTACGTAACTCCTTAATTTAATATTGAGGAGTTAATTTTTGGTCTGAGTTAGTAAATAATACGAAATAAATTTAATAGGTACTATGATTTGAAACAATGCTACATTTTATTATTAAAGAATGACGAAAATAATGTATTAAGCTATTTTATAAATATAAATTTGGGGAAATTAAAATGCTAAACATTCAAGACGTTAGTCATCTTTCTAAAAAAGAGCAAGAAGCATATAACCGTTTCGTAGAATCTGTAGAAAACGGTAATTTACCAGTATTACCATGTATTGAAATGAATCTAAAAGAGATGAAAGAAGAAACATTGAATCAGAGTAAGATTGGTGGAATGCCATTTTTAAAATCTTTTAAAGATATACCATTGGATGAAAATGAAGTGCCAATGATATTGTTAGCGCAGATTAATTTGAGTGAACTTCCAGAACAACAAAAATTATTTCCTGTAAAAGAAGGAATATTGCAGTTTTGGATTAGTTCAGAAGATCCGATGTATGGTATGTCGGAGAATTTAAAGGAAAATAATATCAACTCGAGACTTGTATATATCAAAGAGCCAATCACCGATTTATCATTGGAAGAAATTCAATCACATATGAAGTCAATAGATTCAAAAAATGAAGATATACCGTTTAGTGGGGCATTTTCTATAGAATTTAAGCTGACGAATCAAACAATTACATGTGCTGATTATAAGTTCGATGAGGACGTCCTTGAATTGTGGAATAAAGTCAATCCAGCCTTTAAGTTAGAATCAATGTTTGGTGATTATGATGAATTAATGGAACCTGTGTGCAACACATTTACTGCTAAAGAACCATTTAATCAGCTTGGTGGTTTTCCTTACTTTGATCAAAGAGATCCAAGAACGAATGATCAAGAACTGAAAATGTATGATAGAGTATTATTGCAAATTGACTCCACAAGAGATGGTAGTTCTTCGATTATGTGGGGTGACCTAGGTATTGCTAATATCT harbors:
- a CDS encoding arsenate reductase family protein; protein product: MIKFYQYKNCTTCKKAAKFLAEYGVSYEPIDIVQHTPTINEFKTIIAETGVEINKLFNTHGAKYRELDLKNKLQTLSDDEKLELLSSDGMLVKRPLAILGDKITLGFKEDQYKETWLA
- the gcvH gene encoding glycine cleavage system protein GcvH, yielding MAVPNELKYSKEHEWVKVEGNVATIGITEYAQGELGDIVFVELPETDDEINEGDTFGSVESVKTVSELYAPISGKVVEVNEELEDSPEFVNESPYEKAWMVKVEISDESQLEALLTAEKYAEMIGE
- a CDS encoding YwqG family protein, which produces MLNIQDVSHLSKKEQEAYNRFVESVENGNLPVLPCIEMNLKEMKEETLNQSKIGGMPFLKSFKDIPLDENEVPMILLAQINLSELPEQQKLFPVKEGILQFWISSEDPMYGMSENLKENNINSRLVYIKEPITDLSLEEIQSHMKSIDSKNEDIPFSGAFSIEFKLTNQTITCADYKFDEDVLELWNKVNPAFKLESMFGDYDELMEPVCNTFTAKEPFNQLGGFPYFDQRDPRTNDQELKMYDRVLLQIDSTRDGSSSIMWGDLGIANILVKSTDLEAMKFDDYMYSWDCS